The Prinia subflava isolate CZ2003 ecotype Zambia chromosome 6, Cam_Psub_1.2, whole genome shotgun sequence genome contains the following window.
ACCAGGGGGGGACACAGGAGGTTTTCCTCACTGGGGACTCCTGGAAGCCTCCAGCACAGGATTAAGGCTGCTTTCCACAGGCAGCTTTAGTGAGCTTGTGGTTTGGTGCTTtattttctcactgaaggtTGGCAAAGTGTCCTCCTTTATTTCTGGCTCTGACAGGGGTTGCTTGTTCTCTGCAGGACTCTCTAGCTGAAGTTGAGGAGAAATACAAGAAGGCTATGGTGTCAAATGCTCAGCTGGACAATGAGAAAACCAACTTCATGTACCAAGTGGACACCCTGAAGGATGCGCTcttggagctggaggagcagctggcagaaTCCAGGAGGCAGTATGAAGAGAAAAGTAAAGTATGTAAATAGCTCTGGCATGGGAAATAACAGGGAGAGATTTGGAGAGGGGTAGAGATCTTTGGGAGGAGGCAGCTAAATTATTACTCAAGATTTCAACCAAGTAGCTGGTTTAATGAATATGAAGTGGAATACCAATTTGTTGTGTACTTGTGATCATAGAAATGAGAATTTTCCCTAAGCCATTTCTGAAGAAGGGGAGAAATGTTGTAGCTGGTAAAGGCTACATTGATACTATCACATCACATCTCCTTTTCTATTCCATCTCTAAAGTAAATTCATGTGGTTTGTCCATAGGGACTTCTGGAGCACTTTTACACACAAAGATGTCTCCAGGCAGCCTGTGGGAGAATTGTGCTGTTCAGACAATTCAAGCAGCTCCACGGTTAAATGTTGAATTAAGTTTTACATTCATTTAGGAGCTGACAGTGATTTGGtgttaaataataaaactgGGGCTTATGTTTTCAAAACTGCCTTCTTGTAGCTTGGGGCATTTGACTACACCCCACTTCAAAACACAGTTCCTGAAAGATACAgtgtggtttttcctttttacataAAGTCCAGCTGAGTTTCAGTTCATGGCCATGTGGGAAGAGTGGGTTAAATTCCCATCGATTCATCTGTGCAGTCTGAAGGACTGGAGTGTAAAAGCTCTTCAACCTGCTGCTCAGCTTATGAGATGGGCTAAATGATGTCTGTCATGTCAGTGTTTAGTGCAATAATAGCATCTTGGAAAAAGGACAAACTCGATAAAAATTGCACTCTTGTGGGATTGTGATTAGAGGGATATTCAAGAATTACATTGCAGTaagcattttctttgtgtttgggcttattttcctctttttgatGGGGTGCTATTTTTGATTAATAATAATCTTGTGAATATTCCATTATTCACAGGAATTTGAGAGGGAGAAGCACGCTCATAGCATATTGCAGTTTCAGTTCATGGAAATCAAAGAGGCTTtgaagcagagagaagaaatgctTGCAgtaagtaacttttttttttttaatggcttctTTGATTGTACATTCCCAAGTAGCAGTAGAGTGGAGAATATGAGGCATGGAGAATTTTATTCCAAATTCAAGTTACTCACCAGAAGAAATGTTACTGTTTCAGGCCAGACAGGTTCAGAGCTGACTAATGCAAATATTACTTTCCTAAGCATTATCTTATTCTTCCTAAGTATTGCATTTTGGACTGCTGTTTGTGGAGATGCAGAGGAAAATAACAGAACTGTGTAACTTGTTCTAAGTCGTGTTGTGGGTAATAAGATTGTCCTCAGGAGCACAGGTTCAGCTGGGATGTCAGAAACTGTGCATTGTAGATACTCATTTACTTTAGCACCTGGCTTTTTTCATTCTCTGGCCTCACTGCAATCTTGGCCTTCCTTGTTAACCTGTTACCTGCTTTCTGTCTTCTTGTTTTGCTCCTGCCCCTCAGGAAATCCAACAGCTGcaacagaaacagcagagcTATGTCAGGGAAATTTCCGATCTTCAGGAGACAATAGAgtggaaagacaaaaaaataggGGTAGGACTTGTCAGCTCCTGCAATGTGTTCAGAGTGACACTGTCATTCCCCACCTGATCCTGCTTTTGTAAAACCCCATGGATAAAACCCTCCCTCGTGCCTTTGCTTGGTGTGGCTGTCCTATGATGTTGCCAGTGAAGTAGCAAATAGCAAGTGTTGTGTTTGGCCAGTACCTTAAAATCCAAGGAAAACCTAGCAGCTGGTGTGCTTTCAAACCAAGGGTAATTGATTTGCTGTGCTGCACCATTTGCATTTGCCATATGGGGAGAGGAAATGCTATTTATAATGCAATTCCATCAGCACTGAGTTTTCGCTTATTCACATTTAATCTGCGGACTGAGCAGAAACTGGAGTGGGGTAAAGAGGTAGTGCAGCTATTTATAGGCTGTTGGGATGAAAGTCTCCCTTGCTTCTCATCCCTTCCCACCACCTCTTATCACAGCCACATGGAAACCCactctggttttcttttccagttgaACACTGAAAGGcttcctgagcagagcaggagaaagaaaTCTGGCAGCTTGCCCATGTTTGTGATGTCCAACAATTTGTAGCAGCTTCAAACTGAACATTGTCTAATTTTTTTGAGTTGTTCTATTTGTACCTATATAGAAATACTGGGAGGGGAGAGTTCAGTAGCCAAATATGCATTTGCACATGGTGCATCCCAGACTAAGGATGACTTAATGGCAGctttcaaattaattaaaatgtaaaataaaaagtctCCTGAAATCCAACGGGCCTAATTCTGTGCCCTTCCATTACCACATGGGAATGGCATGATGTCTTCAGTGTGCTTGCTAAAGCAATGTGGGCATGGATTAGTTTGTCTAGCAGACAAGAATAAAAAGTGGACCCTCATTTGAGGGACTCCTAATGAAGAATTGGGCTCTGAATGTCTTTGGCAGGAAATCTTGGTTCTTGAAGAAGCTGTGCCTTTCTTGGATTTGAAGTTTCTCTCTCTGCATGCAAACTCAGTCCTGTAATCTGTAAACTTGACCTTTTTCATCTGTGCCTCTTCCATCCCCTGAGTATCTTAAATCTGCTCATTTTTGTCTACATTTGCTTTTCACGGCCTTTACTTGtctcccttcctttcttcaCATCTCCTCGCCCTCTGTCTGTGTTGGGAACTCAGGCACTAGAGAGGCAGAAAGATTTCTTTGATTCCATAAGGAGTGAGCGGGATGACCTTAGAGACGAAGTGGTTGTGCTGAAGGAGCAACTGAAGGTATGCAAgaggaataaaagaaatttatatTCATCTGCTGACCCTTCCCCCCTGTACGTTTGGGCAGAAAAATTAAGTCTAGCTCAGTAGCAATAGCTCAATTTTCATGTTGCCTATAAATTGCCATTTTTCAGGGGTTTTGAATATAAAGTCCTTTCCCCTACTATTGATTGTGAGTTCTTAGTGTAGACTGGAGTATAAAGAAGGTTTTTTGTAGGAGACACTTCTGTGAGGAACATCTTATGCAGCagatttatgttaaaaaaaaccaaaagagcTGGGATCACATGCTTTCTGTCAGAGTGGCTGAACTGAGAACTGCAATATCTGTTCTCCTTCCTGACTCCCAGCCATATTTAATGGAATGATTGAAGCAATTGTTTATTCAGAGTATCTTGGACAAGAGCACTTGACAATCCTTCCCTTTCCGAGCAGCAGGCTCTAAAGCATTGCTTTTGCTTCCCACAGAAACATGGAATAATCCCAGACTCTGATATAGCCACCAACGGGGACACCTCAGACATTCTGGATAACGAAGGACACTTGGATTCTTCCCGACCTGCTCCAGGCACCACTCAGGCATTAAagccaggaggggaggggatgcTAGGTAAGTGCTGTGTGTCctctcagcccctcctgcctgtcTGTCCTTCATTCAGCCACCTTGCTTGGGTGGGGCAGTTGTGAGTGGGACAGTTAACACCACGCAGCATGCTCCTTGTCCAATCTCTCCTGTGCTTTTCCCTGCTTCGTGTTGATTTTGGCTCCCAGTGTGTCGTGCAGGGCAGACTTCACTTCCCCTGCAAGGTGACAAAGGATGGGAATACAAATAGGACATTGCAGATAAGGAGCAGTCATTCACATCGCCGTTTAAACCCTGAATTGCAAAATTGTCCCAGGATAATCCTACTGCTGCTCAGTATTTTTCAGGACACACCTTAaataatcaggggaaaaaaaggcattttggtTTTCTATAAAGAGTTTGTATGTTGGTTCATTGATACCCCTGAGAACTCTGCTtgaacagcagtgctgggctctgccaaaGCACACCAAAGGataaattctttatttctctgctaTTGAACTCTTTAAATTAACACTTCTGTGTCTTCACTCGTTACACTGACACTTAAATTCAAAGGATATAATTGATGTGGACAGCGCTAGGAAGGAGAAATCTGGTTGGCAAAACCCCTTCATGCTTTTATGTGGTGAATGGCCATTAGAGAACTATTGTACTCATGTAAGGAGAGAAAGTGATATTTTTTGGTTTgtcggattttttttttgttctaaatgAACATACTAATAAATAGCTGCAGGCAGCCAATTGTTGAAAGTGCAGGTTCTCTTGCTTTGAGCGTTTGGCTGCTTTTTCATCActcagtttctgaaaacaatgTGAAACACCAAAAACCAAGGTAAgggtgtatttttaaatgtaacatGTTTTCTTACGTCTCCTaaccctgtttttttttttaagaatagaTACAGCATAGACCCAAAAACTAACAACAAACACTATTGTTTTAATGTCTGttgcttttaaatataaatcGAAGGGAAACTGTtacaacaaaaataactttaaaagaACCACAGAAGTCCTCACCCATTTGGGTGGCTGAAATAAGGGGCACAGATTACCTGAGCTTTGATCTGTGTTGAGAGGTCTGAACAGCCAAATCATTTGCTTGCCAATCAGATTTTACATTCAGTGTCCATCACGTGCACTGATGATGCCTGtctgagatttttaaaagcaaaatattactGAATAATCCTTCATGATTCCATTGTAACAGCATCAGACCCCTGCATGGATAGAGGGGCGTCAGGGTTAAAGTTGTAGAGAGAATTGCTGAGGAGAAGCAGTCCTTAGAGGCCCTTCTGCAGGTATTGCTGTTAAATTGCACTGCTTCAACCCGTTGTTCTCCTCTGCCAAAGCTGTCATTCCCACAGCCAAGAGCAGAGAGCTCCTCCTTTACAAAAACACCAGCCAGCACCAGAGACTTCTTGCTTTGAGAGGGTGGTGGTGAGTTTCACTGATCAACCCCCTGGATCCTTACTAATTCAATCGCTGCTTTGCCTCACAAAATTGGCAAAAGCTGATCTTTTATTAACCCGTTCTTCTCGTTCTGTCTGCCGGGTTTTAAGTGGGGAGGTAAGTGCTGTGGTGTGGCCCCCTCAACTTTCTCAATGGTCTTTTAGGCAAAGCCAATGAAGTGGAgatgaaaaatgagattttggaggatgtggggaaaagagaaatcttGCAGAATACTGAGCATGAGGAACACAAAGAGGagtctgaggaggaggaggaagcacaGCCATTGCATGCTGCTGAAAATGCAAAGGCAGAACACATGGTTGAAGAACGGGACGCCCCGCCAACAGTGATGATCCCAGAGAGTAGGTGTGCAGAGCAAGGCCAAAGCCTCACAGCACCTGTGTCAGGGAGCGCTTCCTCcaacagtgacagtgacacagatGGCTTGGGAGAGGTCACAGAGTCCAGGGGCACGGCAGTCCAGCAGCCTGAGAGTACAGAGGCTGAACGGACAAATGAGAACTTGGAGCTGGGCTCTCCACAAGGCCACCAGATTTTTGAGACTCCTCAGGAAATGTTTTGTGACTCAGGTACAGAGCAGGAAGTGGGAGAAGCTGCACCCAACCAGGAAGAACAAGAGGATCTGGTTTTAAGCAGCCATTCCCTGAGTGATAATGAAATGGCTGAAGGCTCTGACAGTACAAGTGAGAGCAGTGAGTTGGTTTCTAACCAGGCAGGGCTACCTGAGGGAGCAGTGGCAGGCTTGCTTAGGGAGGAGGGAAATGTGGAGAGTTCCACTCCAGGGGAAGCCCAGCACTCAGAAGAAAGTGCTGAAAACAAGGCTGCAAATGTCCTGGAGGAAAAGTTTGTTGACTGCACTGATGGAAAAAGTGACAAAACAGCAGATGACAGAGCTGAAGAAGAAGATGAGGCTGGGAACACAGTTCAGGGTCTGCCTAGGGAAACTGAGTCTGTGGGTTtgcaggggacagagccacATGAAAGGGATGTCCCAGCAGAGGCACTTGAAAAGGAAGGTGGAGAACATCAGGCACCCATCCAGCCCGCTTCTTCAGAGGACAGTCCTTCAGCACCCCCAGAGGAACCAAGTACACAGGGTAAAACTGAAGATGAAATGGCTACAGCTGAGAAAGATGGACAGAAGGAAGAATTGATGGAAGAGCTGGAGAAGCGTTCAGGTTCTACTGAAGCAGGCGAGCAAGGTGTGGCATCTGTGGAGACAGGAGGCTGCATTCCCAAGGGAATGGGAagtgagctgcagcaggcacagccaggaacaGAGGCGGAGACAGAGGTGACCACTCAGGAAACCCATTTAGACCCGAGCCTTTTAGGTGATGAAATTAAGAAGTCAGGATTGGAAACAGGGGATGAGGCTGAGGAAGGACAGGAGAGTAGGATGGAATGGGCAGAAGATTTGAATCCAAAGGTAGAGGTTCAAACAAGTCAGTGCAGTGAAGAAATGGCAGGTGGtccagaaggagagaaaaacattCCTTTAGAGGGGGAAGTGCAGAAGGTGGTTAAACAAGCAGAAGGTGAATGTAAAGAGGAGTCAGGTGTAGGTGTTACTGCAGCTACTGAAAACAAAGCCAGTaaagaaacactgaaagaaaatgagcaaGAGGTGGAGCTTGCAGACCACCCTGGTGGGGAATTTGCTTCTGAGGAAGGTGTAAGTAATGCCCTGGCACAGAAGTCTCTGCAGAATGACGACATTAGTGAACAAGTTACACTGGAGGAAGATGTAAATAATTCCCTGGCACAGGAACCTGTGCAGGATGAAAACATTGGTGTACAAGTTAAATTGGAGGAAGGTGTAAATAATTCTGTGGCACAGGAACCTGTGCAGGATGAAAACATTGGTGTACAAGTTAACTTGGAGGAAGGTGTAAATAATTCTGTGGCACAGGAACCTGTGCAGGATGAAAACATTAGTGTACAAGTTAAATTGGAGGAAGGTGTAAATAATTCCCTGGCACAGAAGCCCGTGCAGGACGACAACATTAGTGAAGAAGTGAAATTGGAGGAACAAGCAGAGGAGAGCCTGGAAGATGATGGTGATGCATTTGATTTCGATGAAGAGTCAAATCAAATACTAGAATCTGATGAAAAATGTGATGGAGATGAAGCTGATACACAAAGAGAAGAGGGTGATGGAGCAAATGGTGCTGCTGGAAAAACTGCCCACACGGacaaagctggagagggaacagACAAAATGGAAACCAAAGATGCTTTGACCAAAGGTGAAGTCCTGCAGCATAAAAAAGATGAACCTGAAGGAACAGGGTGCTTGCAAGGGGAAGCGTCAGGGAAAACTGATGTGGAGGAAGATGAAATCAAAGTATCAGATTCTAGTAAACTGGGAAAATTACAGGATGAAGAAGTTTTGGAACAGGTTTTGGAAAGTGCTTTCATTAAGAGGGCTGAAAGCAGGGAGGATTTGCAGGCTGGCAGAAGGAGTAAGGGTAGATCCAGAGATGACTGTACCATCTCCTGAGTTCAGAATCTCAAACCTACGTGAGTTCCATGCCCTGTGACCAGTCCCAGGACACAAACATGCACTTTGCACAAGACATCAGACCTTGGAATACCCTTAGAGCTTTGTCTTTGTAGGTAACTCAGCCTAAAGCATGGATATGGTAATGATGCAAGTATGGTAATGATGCTCTTGTGTTGTACCCAGCCACAAGAAATCGAGACTGTCTCGGGTTGAAAGCTTATCACCTTGTGAGGAAGCTTCACAACTTGACCATTCAAACTATTATGCAATTAAAGTACCTCTAGTGTGGATAGCTGCTCCTGGGGATTtctacaggatttttttttattattctagCCTAGTTGATCAATATCTTGAATGCACATTGGGCCTTTGTGAACTTATGCACATTATGCTTACTTGTACTTCAATCTACAGCAAGCACATTAACTCTTCATGAAGGAACTCAGCCAGATCACCAGTTTCACTGATGGTGAAACTTCTTTCAGAATGATTAAAGCCTATGAACCaatctcttatttttttaacatgaagaaaaaagatattttcattCCACTTTGTGTGTATTTCTTACATGGTCATATTCCAAAATACAGTTAGATCACTGTGAATCTGCTTAGTCTGAGCACTTTGGAAGAGCAATGCACAGTTTGGAGAAAGTGCAACATACAGGTCTTAGTTTGCTGAAAGgaataaatatatacatgtttACTTCATCCAGGCACTTTGCCACTACCACAGTAGGCCTTTTACACCATGTCTTGCatggtgtttttattttttccagagaaagtGTCAATACACAGTGTAATGTGTGCTTAGGTTTGCTATCAAGTACTGTCAGATATCAATAtataaaatatctatttttccaagaaaaatttttgtttaaaatttgcttattgcattatatattttttgCAAACTCTGATTCTGAAAGAATGTTTTTATCTCTGAAACAAATCTTATCTCTTCCCTTCTGAAAAGAAGATAACTTTGCATGTCTTAACTCTTGCTGGATATCAGACCAAAGAGGACTGTTGTTTTGTGTACTAGCCCCACTGTGGCTTTTGGAAAAGCTGGGTTGCTTTGAGTTGCTGGCATAAATTAGGCTCTTGGACTCCCTTGCTGTATTTCCTCTTGCATCTCTGCTAGTGCTTGGGAAGAGAGCATGTTTTGCAtatataaatattcatttaaagTGTTAAGCAGTGCATGTCCCAAGGGAATGCAGATCGAGGGGGGTTCGAGGGGGGGTTCGGGCTGTGGAAGGCTGAGTTTGTGTTGATGTTACAAAGTTGTCAGAGCGCAGACAGACTGCAAAATTGGAAGATGTATATCAAAATGTACTGCTgtatataatttaaataaacatattttatacTTTAAAATACCTGTCCAGAGCACTGTTTCTAAACCTGCACAAGGAGTTATTTAAACCTGTATCATTTCAACAccatttttctgcagctgttgtTCAATTTATTACCTTGTGCTACGTAGCTACAAGAGCCATCTCCCTAGGACTGGGCAGCCTCGGGGTTTGAGCACCTTGAATATGTGATGGCACCTTAACTGTAGAGCTCTAACAGGTCTGTAACCCTGTAACTCCTTTCATGTGGCTTCTCTCCAACTTACAGCAGATCCACCGTGGTTTCTGTAAGTATTGGCAGTTGTTCCTAAGGGTTTACTCTAGATGCTAATCCAAAAAGTCATAGATCTTATAAGCATTTCTTATTAGCATGTAGCAGTGTTTATTTAAAGATTTGGCTGTGCTATACTCTCAACAGTAATATGTGGTTTAATGTTGGAAGTGGGTTTTAATTGGTAAATAGACTTAAACAGATCATTAAGTGGTCTTACCGGGCTTCACCTGTACTGTGGATGGATCTATCAGAGTCAAATTAGGCAACGTGCCATTATATCCCGTGTTTCTTACGAGttcatttctgattttcacTAGTTTTTCCACTTCCAAAGAAAAGACAGCATCTTTAAGAGAATTCCTTTTTAAAGCCATATCACAGGAGCAGAAACACCTCCAATCTTACCTGTCCATGCACCAGCTTGGATCCCACTCCCAGTGTAACTGGGAACAAGACCATGGAGAGGCAGTGCAGCGTAGCTGTTGTGCCAGAAATCCACCCTGGAATGTTGAAAACGAGAATGTGACCCAAGGATGAATCTTTGTCTTCCAGAATAACCCCAAATGCTCGCTGGGTTTTCTGGTCATCACCTAGTGGCACATAAATGCTGTAGCCCAGGTCTGTGCATATCAGAGCTAGCCTGAAATCCTTTCAAAAGCAGTATCTCAAGAAACTTACTTGATAAAAAAGGGGAATAAATAGTGCAAAGGTCTTGGTCAATATCTTCTTTGCTATAGAGAAGAACAGTCCTCCTGTGCTCCTCAAAAGCAGTACTGCAAGCTGGTGTCTTCCAAATCCTGTGCTGTTCCTGGCAGCACCCCTCTTCTGAGAAAGACAGGAAAGCATTTTCTCATCATCCAAAATAGATGGACAGATCTGGAGAAGGAGCATTGCCCAACCTGCTTCTGACAGCTGGATTCTTGCAGGCTGTTCTGAATAGCTGCTTGGGGCTGGGATTTCATGGGATGTCTTTCCATCCTCCAAGACCAGTTTATCCCTTTCATTTACATCATGGTTCATTATTTCCTGGGCCACACATCGTGTAAATCACACAGGTAAAACCAGCAGCCTCCCATCCCATGCTCCCCTCTTAGTGGAAAGCCATGGAGGATGGATGTGTGGCTGGTTTGGGAATGTTTGGGCCACTGGGGGGGCAGCACCTGAGTAAGCAATGCCTGGAGTCACCTGCAGTGCCGAGGCAGTGAGATCAGATCAGTCACTGGACttgggagctgtggcagcaccGTGCTCaccctgctgtgtcctgctcccTCACAGGCCCCATCTCCTCCTCGGCCTCTGTAAACTCTGTGGCCATGAACTGGTGCAGTGAGTACCCTGGGAATCACCTTCCCAAAGTGAAGTGAGGTGAATGTCACACTCTGATTATTCACTGGAGCATCTTTCTATGTGGAGTAAGGTTAATGACTGTTACAGATGAGAATTTTAATTAGCTGCTTCCTGTCCTGATTCAATAGACTGTTCTTTGCTGCCTGTTCTCAAGGTCCTCAGATTCGGTGGAAAAATATCTCGTAAATGCAAAATCAAGGTGACCCTGCAGAGTAAGTTTTCTGTGTTAATGTGGGGGTTTAAGATAAGTGAAACCCAAGAGGCCCTCATCTCGACAGGCAGAATATGAATGGCAATTTAAGCAAActaattttttccctgctgcctgcatgtCCCAATGGGGTGCACAGATGTCTGTAATGAGGGCAGAGAGAACTGAGGGTGAGATCAAACTTGACAGTTCACCCCAAAATGCATCCTTTTTGCAGGAAAAGGGCTTTGGGGAACCCAGTGTCCTTCCTCACTGGAAGCTGGAAGAGGTCTCCTTTCTTCAGGCAGGCAGGTTTCACCCCACAGCAGTGGTTGTGTTAATGAAAGTCACAACTAAATTATTTCCAGGATCAAAGTGTGTTACTTGGCCCTTTTGGAGTCAATACATTTGGGCTAATTTTGTAGTGGCCTAAAGGTTTCCTGCTGCACCAGTCCTCATTCTCTTTCCAATCCTTGGAACTCCATTTCTTAATCTTTGCTGGCCTGTAAATCCCAACACAGTCTCTTGAGTCCAAGTATCTCCAAGCTGTTTGCTGCTCTTGCTTTCTTCATTggcctttgtttttcttccatatCTTTCATCTTTTGCAGAATTTTTGTCTtaagttttctttccttcccataTAGATCTGTgaaattgttttattgttttgaaGGGGTTTATACTCAGAAATTTTGGTTGTGGGTGATATTTACCAAAAAAGTGGGTTCgggtcttttttgttttttcatatcAGTGCTCAGGTGAAACAATGTTGGGTGTGTTACAAAtggatgaaaaacaaaaagaatagGACTTCAGGAGGTTCAAAATTAATCCATAGATCTGCTGAACTGGGATCTCACGCTCAGATCTGTATTTGGGTATTGCATCAGAAGCCAAGGTAAAGGTTTTATTCCATGCTCTGGAGTGGGACTATATGGGGGGGTGTATTCCCAGGAGGGGAATGACATACTGTATTAATGTCTGCTGTACTTCCATTGGGAAGCCAGTTTCCACCATGACTTGATTCAATACAGACTCTTGATTCCCTTTAAGTGCGTGTgctaacaagaaaaaaaggaagaaccACAAGACTTTGGCCTTTTCAGGAGTTGTCATCAAAGaagaaatggtatttttaaagctcttcAAAAAACTTTGagtctctctctctcagcaGAATTTACCTGGTAAAAGCCCACCAGGCTCTTATGTGTAATTTACCTTGCTTTCCTAAGTTTAAGAAAAGATCTTTTCCTTGAGTGACCTTTGGATTTTAACCATTTGATCAGCAGGCCAGACCTCAGCTGTGGAGttgagctctgagcagcctgggctctgcactgctggcaAGGGAGGCCAGCTGAACAAACCTGCAGTGAGACCCAGCTGAGGTCAACAGATCCTCTCCTAATGGGTGCATTTGAATGTGATGTTGCAGCATGCTCCTGCCTGAGGTGTACCTGAACAAACGGAGCTTGTTAATTAATGAGGTCATTTGGGTGGTAAGAAAATGTGCTTTCTCACATTGCAGCCCTtaatggggaaggaaaaaaaggaaatgattTGGTTGCTTACTTTGTAGTTCTTTTTCCCAGCTGTCTCATTCTGTAGAGTGCACTTTATTAATGAAGGCTGCACATACCCATACTTCCAAGTCTAAATGTAGGACAACAGTTGTGCAGATTGTCCATTTCCTCTTGATGTTTGACCTGGAGAATTGactctgcagagaaaacaaTGTTTTACCAGACTGCTGCGttcaaaacacaaataatttgACGGGCCAATGTTTTTCTGGTCATAATGTTGGAGCTAAAATGTCACTGCCATGTAAAAGAAGGGAAGAGTTAAAAAGTGCTGAGAATGTGCTTAGCTGTGATTATAGGTGTTTACAGTATTGTCATTGTGTTAAACTGTCAAGATGTTGTGAGATTTTGTGTTGCAGTTGTGCTTGACCCTAGAGTTCTTGCATGCTAACCTAACGTAGAAGATTAGCCTCTTTGCATGCAGCTGGCTGCTGGGACAAGCATGTTCTGTGAGAATGCCATaactgccctggctgcagccccctcccagccccgtCCGGGCCTCGTGTCCTGTGGTACGTGCCCTCACTCCCCCTTCAGTAGCCACTAACCTGAACGGGTCAGGCTCGTGCCTCAGATGCGCTCCCCGTGCGCCGCTCGATCAGCCAGCTCTGACCTCTGCCTTTTCTCTTCCAGACAGGCTGAAAAAGCTCATCGATGAACGGGAGTCCTTGCTAGACCAGGTAATCACAGGGCGAGTGAAGAGCAGTAAATGGTTAAGGAAATGGAAATAGCCCACACACGAGGTgtagagcagcagtgctgtggtcaGGTTGCTCTTGCTGAGGACTTGCTGCCTTTTCTGGCCACTCTGTTCTTTCTCCAGAACATTCCTCCTGTATGTTAACTCAGGATACACAGAAGATATGACCCAGTGTGCCTCTTATTTATGAATAGTAATCCTTCAGATCGGCCAAGCCCAAGGGAAAAACAGGCATGGCTTGGAAATTGTAGAAGCAAATTTTCTTTCCGAGAGTAAGCCCTCCCCTCTGCTGGGTCTGTGGGTAAATGGGCCATTTGGAAAGGTTTGTTGGAGGAACTGCAGATGGGTAAAGAGCAATTAAAG
Protein-coding sequences here:
- the LRRFIP1 gene encoding leucine-rich repeat flightless-interacting protein 1 isoform X6 — its product is MYSPEGVRRAVGIFRGCSPSSGTQRRRGGAFREDAGGFRGRCAPSPGAPSALPRARLPLPARSPLRPRAAPGASGRAPPPQTAGAMDAAADCLSPAAQQQAEARLAAKRAARAEAREIRMKELERQQKEIYQVQKKYYGLDTKWGDIEQWMEDSERYSRRARRNASASDEDERMSVGSRGSLRSHLEYASTYPVAGLESERTKKKNYSKATNGYEEDVCGSSQSRKSSRASYYCDLGLPSNSYASTSQLSSQNGNWPSLLYSDALPARSYRASVYEESVYSGSRRYSAPSSRAPSEYSCYLGSGSRASSRASSARASPVIEERPEKDFEKGARTVSSLSAATLASLGGTSSRRGSGDTSISADTEASIREIKDSLAEVEEKYKKAMVSNAQLDNEKTNFMYQVDTLKDALLELEEQLAESRRQYEEKSKEFEREKHAHSILQFQFMEIKEALKQREEMLAKHGIIPDSDIATNGDTSDILDNEGHLDSSRPAPGTTQALKPGGEGMLGKANEVEMKNEILEDVGKREILQNTEHEEHKEESEEEEEAQPLHAAENAKAEHMVEERDAPPTVMIPESRCAEQGQSLTAPVSGSASSNSDSDTDGLGEVTESRGTAVQQPESTEAERTNENLELGSPQGHQIFETPQEMFCDSGTEQEVGEAAPNQEEQEDLVLSSHSLSDNEMAEGSDSTSESSELVSNQAGLPEGAVAGLLREEGNVESSTPGEAQHSEESAENKAANVLEEKFVDCTDGKSDKTADDRAEEEDEAGNTVQGLPRETESVGLQGTEPHERDVPAEALEKEGGEHQAPIQPASSEDSPSAPPEEPSTQGKTEDEMATAEKDGQKEELMEELEKRSGSTEAGEQGVASVETGGCIPKGMGSELQQAQPGTEAETEVTTQETHLDPSLLGDEIKKSGLETGDEAEEGQESRMEWAEDLNPKVEVQTSQCSEEMAGGPEGEKNIPLEGEVQKVVKQAEGECKEESGVGVTAATENKASKETLKENEQEVELADHPGGEFASEEGVSNALAQKSLQNDDISEQVTLEEDVNNSLAQEPVQDENIGVQVKLEEGVNNSVAQEPVQDENIGVQVNLEEGVNNSVAQEPVQDENISVQVKLEEGVNNSLAQKPVQDDNISEEVKLEEQAEESLEDDGDAFDFDEESNQILESDEKCDGDEADTQREEGDGANGAAGKTAHTDKAGEGTDKMETKDALTKGEVLQHKKDEPEGTGCLQGEASGKTDVEEDEIKVSDSSKLGKLQDEEVLEQVLESAFIKRAESREDLQAGRRSKGRSRDDCTIS